The following DNA comes from Occultella kanbiaonis.
ATGCCGTCGAGGTGCTTGATGATGGCGCGCAGCGAGTTGCCGTGCGCGGCCACCAGCACCACCTTGCCCGCGCGCAGGTCGGTGACGACGTCGCTCTCCCAGTACGGAAGCGCCCGCTCGAGCACGTCCTTGAGGCACTCGGTGGCCGGGATGGGCTCGCCGGCGTAGCGCGGGTCAGCATCCTGCGAGAACTCCGAACCGGCCTCGATCGCGGGCGGCGGCACATCGTAGGAACGGCGCCAGGTCATGAACTGCTCCTCGCCGAACTCGTCCCGGATCTGCTTCTTGTCCTTGCCCTGCAGGGCGCCGTAGTGGCGCTCGTTCAAGCGCCAGTTGCGCTTCACGGGGATCCAGTGACGGTCCGCGGCGTCCAGCGCCAGGTTCGCCGTGGTGATGGCGCGGCGCAGCAGCGAGGTGTGCACCACGTCCGGCAGCACGCCCGCCTCGACGAGCAGCTCGCCGCCGCGGGTGGCCTCGGCCGTGCCCTTCTCGGAGAGCGGCACGTCGACCCAGCCGGTGAACAGGTTCTTCGCGTTCCAATCGCTCTCGCCGTGGCGGAGCAGTACCAGGGTGTACGTCATGGATCCAGTCTGCCGCATCGCGGCAGCCGGGTACGACCAGGGACCAGCGGCACCGCGAACGGTTCAGACCGGCAGGATGAACATCGGGCTAGCCAACGCGACGCTCCCGCGCACGGGCCCGATGACGCCGTCGGTGATCGGGTGGATCGCAACCTCGTCGGATCGCTCACCGGCGACCAGGAGCTCCGAACCGACGACCTCGAGGTGCCGCGGCCAGGTCGCGGTGACCACCTCGCCGACCAGTTCGAGGCCGGCCCCATCGTCGGAGATGGCGAAAGTGGAGATCGAGTCGGCGCCCCGCACACCGACGGCGAGGCCACCACGGAAGGCGAGCAGGTGCGAGAGCTGGTGGACGTCCTGGCTCCGGCCGGGCAGGGTCGAGGCCGCGACGCGCTGGACGACCTCGCCGCGGCCGGCGTCCTCGTCCCAGGCCAGGACGACCAGCTCACCGCTGAGCTCACCGGCCACGTACACGTGGTCACCCGCCACGACCATGTGGCGCGGCCCGGTGCCTGGGGGCAGGTCGGTGAGGATCGGCTCGGGATCCGGGCGGCCCATGTCCAGGGGGTAGGCACGCAACTGGTCGGTGCCGAGATCGGCCACGATGAGGAACCCACCGCCCGCGGACAGGTTCGAGGAGTGTGCATGCGGCCCGTCCTGGCGACCGGCCACCGGACCGGACCCGGCGTGCGACAGGCTCATCACCGGGTCGGAGACGTCACCGGCCTCGGTCAGGGCGATCACGCCGACGCTGCCGTCGCCGTAGTTCGACGCATACAGCCAGTGCCCCTGGGGGTGCACGAGCAGGTGACAGGGCCCTGCCCCACCGCTGCCGGCCAAGGCCGTTCGGCGGAGCGCGCACTCGGAGTCGACGGCGTAGGAGGAGACGGTCCCCGGGGTGCCCTCCCCGACCGCGAACAGCCGCTCCGCGGCAGGGTGCAGCGCGAGGAAGCTGGGGTGGTCCGCGGTCAGCATCCGCTGGGCGGACGAGTCCGCCCAGTCACCGCCGGACTGGCGGTCCAGCCGCCAGATTCCACCGGAGACATCGGGGGTGGACGTCGACCCGATCCACATGTGTCGGACAAAAGTCATGGCACCCAACCTAACGGTCGAGTGCCATGACTGGTGAACCTGGCGGCCTCGGCCGGGCGCGATCTCCCTCACAAGGAGGCCGGCCCGCCGAGAGCCCGGTCAACGGGCCGAGATCAGTTCGCCTTCGCGTACGCCTCACGGATCTCCGCGGAGACGCGGCCACGGTCGCTCACCTGGAATCCGTTCTCACGGGCCCACTCACGAATCTTGCCCGCGTCGGAATTCCCACGCGAGGAACCGGACGACCGACGAGCCGTGCTGGTGGAACGGCGCCCACCGGAACGGCGCGCGTGACCGACCCACGAAGCGAAGGATTCACGGAGCGCGGCGGCGTTCGTTTCGTTCAGGTCGATCTCGTAGGTGACGCCATCGAGTGCGAACGTCACGGTCTCGACGGCATCCGAGCCATCGATGTCGTCGATGAGGAGGACGCGGACCTTCTGAGCCATGTGTATTCCTTGATCTCGTCAGTCGGGGGAAATGCCCCGAGTAAATACCGGGGGGGTTCAGACTGCCATCATCCGGAACACTATGTCAAAGGTGGTTGAACGTAGAACTATCCTTCTCGTTTGGTCTCGTCCCGAGATTCGCGTACGCTCCGTGCATCCTCCGCGGCCTCCGCTCGAGCCCGCGCAATACGCTCACGCCGATCCGCGTGGATCATTGCCCGAATGGCGACGACGAAGAGAATGGCAACACCCACCGACGGGGCAAGGGCCGCCATCGCATCCCAGAATCCGTTCATCGTGGCTTCACCAACGGGAATGTGATCGTCTCGCGGATCCCGTGTCCGGTCAGCGCCATGAGGAGACGGTCCACGCCCATCCCCATACCGCCGGACGGAGGCATCCCATGCTCCATGGCCTGCAGGAACTCCTCGTCGACACGCATCGCCTCGGCATCGCCGCGGGCCGCGAGCTGCGCCTGCGCCTCGAACCGCTCCCGCTGGATCACCGGATCCACAAGCTCCGAATACGCGGTACCCAACTCGAATCCGCGCACGTACAGGTCCCACTTCTCAACGACGCCGTCGATCTCACGATGCGCCCGGGTCAGCGGTGAGGTATCGACCGGGAAGTCCCGGACGAATGTCGGGGCGTACAGGTCCGACCCGACGAAGTGTTCCCAGAGGTCCTCGGCGACCTTACCGGGGGTCGCAATGTTCGAGTTGATAGTGATCTCGGCCTTGTCCGCCAGGACGAGCAATTCATCCATCGGGGTCTGCGGGGTGATCTCTGTGCCGACCGCTTCGGAGAGCGACGGATACAGGGACAGGTCCTGCCATTCCCCGCCGATTTCGTACTCGGTGCCGTCGGCCAGTGTCATCAGGGTGGTGCCGAAGGCGTCCCGGGCGGCCGTCTGGATCAGTTCCTTGGTGAGCGCCGCCATCGTGTTGTAGTCGCCGTACGCCTGATATGCCTCGAGCATCGCGAACTCCGGGGAGTGCGAGGAATCCGCGCCCTCATTGCGGAAGTTCCGGTTGATCTCGAAGACGCGGTCGATGCCACCGACGACGGCGCGCTTGAGGAACAACTCCGGTGCGATTCGCAGATACAGGTCGATGTCGAACGCGTTCATATGCGTCACGAACGGTCGTGCCGTCGCCCCACCGTGCATCGTCTGCAGCATCGGTGTCTCGATCTCGATGAAGTCGCTGCGGTGCAGGAAGTCACGCATCGAACGCACCACGGCGGCGCGGGTCCGGACCATGTCCCTGGCCGCCGGCCGTGTGATCAGGTCGAGGTAGCGGCGCCGCACCCGCGACTCCTCGGAGGACTCCTTGTGCAGGGTCGGCAGCGGCCGGATCGCCTTCGCTGCGATCTCCCAGGAGTCGGCCATCACGGACAGCTCGCCCCGGCGCGAGGCGATCACACGGCCGTGGGCGAAGAAGTGGTCACCGAGGTCGACGAGCGTCTTGAACCGCTCGAGCGACTCCTGGCCCACCTCGGCGAGGGAGATCATCACCTGGAGCCGGTTCCCCGCACCGTCCTGAAGTGTGACGAAGCACAACTTCCCGGTGTTGCGCAGGTGCACGATCCGGCCGGCGACACCCACGATGTGGTCCGTCTCGGTGCCTGGCTCGAGCTCCGGGTGATCGGCGCGCACGCCGGCGATGGTGTCCGTGACCGGCAGCGTGACCGGGTACGCCTCCACACCGTCGGCGAGCAGCTTCTCGCGCTTCTCCCGCCGGATCCGGACCTGCTCGGGCAGGTCGTCACCGTCCTCGTCAGGGGTGACGGTCGGTTCGGTCGGCTCGGCGGGGGGCAGGAACGGGTCAGTCACCCCCCGATTCTAGCGATGCCGCGGATCCGGCCAGCTCACCACGGCATTGTCGATGAGCCGGGTGGTCCCCACGTGGGCGGCGATCACCAGCAGCGCGTCCCCGGCACCACCGGCGTCCGGGTAGGGACTCATCGTCACGGGGTCGACGAGCTCGAGGTAGTCCGTCCGCACCTCGGCGGGGGCCACGGTCGCGAGTTCGGCGCGTGCGGCCCCGAGGACCTCCGCGGGCGGGCGGCCCTGCTCGGCGGCCCGGGCGCCGGCTCGCACGGTCCTGGAGAGCACCAGCGCGGCGGCGCGGTCCGTCGCCGACAGGTGCACGTTCCGGCTGGACAGTGCGAGCCCGTCCGGGTCCCGCACGGTGGGGACCGCGACCACGGCGATGCCCATGTTCAGGTCCGCGACCATCCGGCGCACGAGGGCGAGCTGCTGGGCGTCCTTCTGCCCGAACAGTGCGACATCACCGGCTGTCAGGTTGAGGAGCTTGTGCACCACGGTGAGCATGCCGTCGAAGTGCCCGGGCCGGTGCTCTCCCTCGAGGATCTCTCCCATCCGGCCGGCGACGATCCGCACCTGCGGCTCTGCGCCCGGGTACATCTCGTCCACGGACGGCGCGAACACCACGTCGACCCCCTCGTCCCGGAGCAGTGCCACGTCGGTGTCCAGGGTGCGCGGGTAGGTCTCGAGGTCCGCGGCGGAGGAGAACTGCAACGGGTTCACGAAGATCGTCACGACGACCTCGTCGGCGCGCCGGCGGGCCGCGCGGACGAGCGCGATGTGGCCGGCGTGCAGCGCCCCCATGGTCATCACCACGGCACGGGTGCCGCGCGGTCGGAGCGCGCGCAGCTCCGCCACGGTGTGCACCACGAGCGGCCCGGTGCTGCCGTCGTCGAGGTCCTCCGGGGCCTCGCCGTCGGAGGTGCCGCCAGCAACGCCGGCGACGGCGGAGCTCGCCACCGCGGCGTCGCTCGCCGTCGCGGTGGGTGCGTCGCTCGCCGTCGCGGTGGGTGCGTCGCTCGCCGTCGTGGTGGCCGCGGCACCCGGCGTCGCCGCGAGCGCGTCGAGCAGCTCGCCGGCCCGGGCCTCGCCGATCCGGCCGTTGACCAGGGCGCGCTGCACGGTGGCGCGGGCCAGAGCGACGTAGGTGGGGGCGACGTCGAGGAGTCCGTGCCCCCCGCCGTCGGCCTCGGCCAACGCGGCCAGGTGCTCACGCACGGTGCCCACGTCGCCGCGGACCACGGGGCCGGTCAACGACGCCTCCCCGCCCCGGAGCGCACCGTCGAGCGCGGCCTGCAGCAGCGGGGTGAGCAGCTGACCGCCGTCCTCGACCCCGGCCGCGGCCAGCAGCCGGATGGCCTGCGCGGTCAGTGTGACCAGGTGGTTCGCGCCGTGCGCGAGGGCCGCGTGGTAGAGCCCGCGGACGTCCTCGCCGAGGACCACCGGCTCGCCGCCGATCTCCACCACGAGCGCCTGCGCGATCGGCAGCACCGGCGGCGCTGCGGTGACCGCGAACGGGGCGCCGACGATCCGGGACAGGTCGAGGCTGGTGCCGGTGAACGTCATGGCCGGGTGGATCGCCAGTGGGATGGCACCGGCGGCGCGGGCCGGGGCGAGCACGCCGGTCCCGTACCGGCCGGCGGTGTGCACCACCAGCTGCCCGGGCTGGAACGCGCCGAGGGCGGCGAGGCCCGAGACCAGGTCGGCGAGCACGTCGTCGGGCACCGTGAGCAGGAGCAGCTCGCTGCGTTCGACGACCGCCTCGACCTCGAGCACCGGCACCCCGGGCAGCAGCGCGTCGATCCGATCCAGGGTGTCCTCCGAGCCACCGCTGGCCCCGACGACGGCGTGTCCGACCGAGCGAAGGGCACTCGCCAGCACCGTCCCCACCCGGCCCGCGCCGACCACACCGACGCCGAGCCGTCCAGGTCGAGAAGTCACCCGTGCATCCTGCCACCGTCGACGGGGTCGTTCGTCACCGCGCCGACGCGCCCGGGCAGCACGCCACCGTAGACGGCACGCACCGGCGGACTCGGCAGGATCCCACCGTAGGTGGCGGGCGGCGCGGCCGGATCAGGTACGGCGTCGGCATCCCCGGCTGCGGCCGCAGCCGCCGCGGCCGCAGCGACCCGTGGCAGCATCCAGCGCTCGGGTCCGGCCTCCCGCCTGGCCCGGCGGGCCCGCTCGGCGACGTCCACCAGCAGCTCGCGGGCGACGTCGGCGTCGATGTGCGTGACGATGGGCGCGATCGGGCCGGGCGTCGAGTGCAGCGAGAAGTTCGCGACCCGCAGCCGTCGGTCCAAGGGACCCTCGGACAGGCCGAGGGACTGGGTGCGCTCATGCGGCACGATGACCATCCGGCGCCAGATGCGCCCGGTCCGCAGGATCGTCACGGTGTCGGTGACGCGGAACCCGGTGCGCCGCCAGGTCCACCAATCGAGCCAGCGCACCCGGCGCGGCGACGTGACGAAACCTTCGGCGTCGCCGGTGCCGGACAGGCCGGCCTCGAGCAGCTCGAGAGGCCGAGGGGCGCCGAGATCGGGCTGGACCAGATACAGCAGTCGGCCCACCTCTTCGGTGGTGGCGACCGGGTACAGCACGCTGCCCGTGGTCTCCTCGGCCCCGTACCCGGCGATGTTCACCTGCAGCCGCCACCAGCCGCGGGTGCGCCACAGCAGCGGCTGGGACACCTGCATGGCCTGCACGCGGCCCGGCGGCACGGTGCGGGCCTTCGACTCGAGCAGCCCCTGCCGCACCCGGACGCCGTCGGGCGAGGTGGCGACGCGGAACGCGAACTCCCCCGCGAACCGGCCCCACGTGTACGCGACCGCACCGAGCAGCGCGGGACCGACGCCGAAGATCGGCGCCAGGCTCTGGCTCAGGACGGCGATCACGATCAGCACCGCCCCCGCCACCACGAAGGCCATCACCCAGAACGAGAGGGCGAGGGAGCCGATCAGCCGGCCCGGCGTCAGCGCGAGCACCTCCCGCTCCGGCGCGGCGGGAGCGGCGGGTGCCTGGCCGCCGTCGGCCGCTTCCGAGACTGTCACCCCGGCGGCCCGGGCCAGGAGCTCGTTGCGCAGCCGCTGGGCCTCGTCCTCGGTGAGGAAGGACAGGGTCAGGTTCGAGCCCGCCCCGCCCGCCGACTCGATCTTGAGCGAGGCGAAGCCGAACAGCCTGGCCAGCAGCGGCTGGGTGACGTCCACGGTCTGCACCCGGTCGAGCCGGAGGTGGCGTTGCTGACGGAACAGGACGCCGGAGTGCAGGTAGACGCTCTCCGGGCTGAGGCCGTACCGGGTCCGGCTCCAGGCCAGCGCCGAGTAGCCGAGGCCGATCAGCGAGCCGACCACGATGACCCCGATGATCACGAGCAGGAACTGCGTGGTGGGCAGGTCCAGCTGCCCGAGGGTGTCGGAGTACTGCCAGACGAAGATCGCGATCAGCGCGGCCGCGACCTTCCACGCGTTCAGCAGCGGGGTGATGCGATGCAGCTTGCGCCAGTCGACGTGGCTCTCGGCTGCGCGGTCAGCGCTCACAGGCCGGCCAGCCTCGCCTCACCGCGGGCGGTCAGCTGGTCCCGGAGCCGGGCCGCCTCCTCCTCGCCGAGCCCGGGGATCGAGGCGTCCGAGCCGGCCGAGGCCGTGTGGAGCTGGACGGCGGCGATCTTCATCTTGCGTGCGATCGGACCGGCCTCGACGTCCACGTACTGCATGCGTCCGTAGGGCACCACCACGAGGGACCGGAACATCACGCCGCGTCGGATGAGTAGGTCGTCCTCGAGCTCGGCGTAGCCGATCGACCGGACCTGCCGTGGGACGAGCCAGAGCAGCCAGGCGGTCAGCGCCAGCAGCACGGCGGGCAGGATCCACATCGCCGAGCCGACCACCACGGCGGGCCAGATCGTCACCAGGCCGGGCAGGCCGAGGAAGATCGCGACCGAGATCTGCCGCACCGGGATCAGGCGTGCGGAGATCGGGCGCCATTGCACGCCGTCGATGTCGAGTGCGGGGTTGTGCGGTGTGGGCATGCGGCCATTCTCCCTGATCCGCCCGTGCCGGCGCGTCCACCGCGCGGCGGAGCCCGACCTCGATCGCTGCTCCGGACGGGTGGGTCAGCCGGGCGCCGGCCCGTCGTCCTCGTCCTCGGGTGGCACTTTGCAGCACCACTGGGCGAACAGGCCGGCCGCGACGAGCACGCCACCGGCGAGGATCGCGACCCCGGACGCGAACGCCTGCTCGCGCGGCTCGGGCGCCTGCACCCGGGGCAGCGATAGCAGCAGGATCGCGAGGAAGTAGCCGATGTGAGCGGCCCCGGTGAGCGCGGCGGCCTGCCCCAGCACGAGGATCCGGGCCGCGCCGATCGGGTCCGTGACGGTCCGCTCACGCACGGCCCGGCGCACCCGCAGGCCGAGGATGACGACCACGACGGCCACCACGACGAGCAGCACGATCACCGCCGCCGAGACCGGCGGCAGACTGTTCCCCCGGGTGTACCACCAGCGCAACGCGATGGCGGCGATCGTTCCGACCACGATGACCGTGGCCGCCAGCGCGCGCCAGCCGACCTGCTGCATCGGTCAGTTCGGGTCGCGGCGCAGCGGCTGCCACTTCGGGGTCGCCGCCGGCGGTTGCGGCTCCGGGTCCGACTCGGGCCCGGTCCAGGGCTGACCGGACGGCCGGCGGGTCTGCTCGTCGATCTCGTCGTCGCCCTGCTGGGGCGGGAACGAGACCGGTCCGGACGCACCGAAGCCCGACGGCGGTGCCGGCGGTTCGAAGCCCGACGGCGCCGGCGCGGGTGGTTCCGCGGGTGCCGGCTGCTCCGGTGCTGGGGCCGGCGGCTCGTAGGCAGGAGGCTCGTAGGCCGGCGGCGCGGGCGGCTGGGGCGGCGCGGGCGGTTCGTAGGCGGGCGGCTCGTACGCCGGCGGCTCGAAGCTGGACTGCGCCGGTGCGGCGGGCTCGTACCCGGACTCGTCCTGGCCCGACGGCTCGAAGCCGGACTGGTCCTGGGCCGACGGCTCAAATGCCGGTGGCTGATGGGCCGATGGCTCGTAGGCCGGCGACTCGGCCGGCTGACCGAAGGCGGGCTGTTCGGAGGCATGCTGGCCGTACGAGGGCTGCTCGTACGAGGGCTGCTCGAAGGCGGGCTCCTCGTACGACGCCTGCTCAGCGGGCTCCTCGGAGGCGTGCTGCCCGTACGAGGGCTCCTCGTACGAGGACTGCTCGTACGAGGGCTGCTCGAGGATGGGCTCCTCGGAGGCATGCTGCCCGTACGCGGGCTCCTCGAAGCCGGGCTGTTCGGAGGGCGCCTGCGGCGCCGGTGGGTGCTCGGGCAGGGCGTCGGCGGCGGGCGCGGGCACCTGGTACGCCGGCGGCACGGCCGGCTGGACCGCAGACTCCTCGGCCTGCACCGCCGCCGGGCGCGCGAACGGCGAGTCCGCGTACTGCTCCGGTGCCGCCTCCGCATGCTCCGAGGCGATCGGTGCCGCTGGCTCGGACTCGTCGCCGTCGGCGTGCGCGAGGAGTTCGAGGTCCTCCACGGACTCCTGGCCCTCGTAGGACGCCTGGGCGAAGTCATCGACAGACTCCTCCGAGGAGTCGTCCGCCGCCGCCGGCGCCGCGGCGGGTGCGACGTCGGCGACGGACCCGCGGGACCGTTGCCCCGCCGTCGGGTCCAGCCAGTCGAGCGCGAGCCAGCGCACCCCGGACCGGTCCGGGGCGGTCTCGGCGAGGACGGCGACCGGTCCCCCACCGAGCCCTGGCAGGAACGCGGACGGATCCGCCTGCGCCCACGGCACAAGCACGAACGCGCGCTCGTTGGCGCGGGGGTGCGGGAGGGTGAGCTCGGGCTCGACGCTCGAGACGCCGTCGAACGTGATGATGTCGATGTCGAGCGTGCGCTCGCCCCAGCGCTCGCGACGCTGCCGACCGTAGGCGTCCTCGACCTCGTGCATGCGGTCGAGGAGATCCATCGGCGAGAGGGTCGTGCTCGCCAGCACGACGGCGTTGAGGAAGTCCGGCTGGGGGACGGCGTCGGGCAGCACCACCGCGGCCGTGCGGGCCAGCGGGGAGACCGTGGTCACGGTCAGGCCGGGGACCTCGCGCAGGTCCGCGACCGCCGCCCGCATCGTGGCCCGCACGTCACCGACGTTGCCGCCGATCGAGAGCACCACCTCCACGGGCTCCTCGGGCGCCCGGTGCAGGACGGCTCCACCCGGTTCCTGCGCCTCCTCGGGCGAAGCGGCGGGCACGCCGTCGAACGAGGAGTCCGCCTCGGCCGCAGGTGCGGCCGCGGGTGCGATGACGGCGGGCATGGCTTCGACCGCGGGGGCCGCGACCGCAGCCGCTGCGACTGCGGGTGCGGCGAACTCCGCCTCGGCGGCTGGTTCGACCGGCGCCGCTGCGCCCGTCGGCTCCCCGCGGGTGATCGCGATCTGCACGTCCGTGAACGGCACCCCGACGGGCGCCTCCGGCTTGTGGACCGTCACCTCGACGGATCTGACGGCGGCGGGAGCGAGCGCCGCGTCGGCGATCCTGGCGGCGAGGGTCTCGATCAGGTTGACCGGTTCGCCCTCGATGATCGCCACGATCTCCTGGGCGACGTCGGCGTAGTTGACCGTGTCGGCGAGGTCATCGCTGGCGGCGGCAGCACGGGTGTCGACGTGCAGGACCACGTCGGCGAGGAAGGTCTGCCCGTCGCGCCGTTCCTCCGGCAGGACGCCGTGGCGACCCACCCCACCCAGCCCGATGAGGCGGATGACGTCGTGGGCGTGGTTGTCCTCGGAGTTCATGGTGTCCCTTCTCGACCTTCCGAACTGGGTTCATTCTCTGCCGAACGCAGCGCCTGGGCCACTCTGACCGCATCCACAGAGCCTGCCACCTCGTGCACCCGCACGCCCCACACTCCGTGAGCGGCCACCAGCGCGGTGACCGCGGCGGTGGCGCGGTCCCGGAACACCGGGAGCGACTCGGCGCCCGCATCGGCGAGCAGCTGTCCGAGGAAGCGCTTGCGGGAGGCCCCGACGAGGACCCGGTGGCCGAGCGCCGTCAGCGCGTCCAGGTGAGCGAGCAGGCGCCAGTTGTCGGCGCCCTCCTTGGCGAATCCCAGGCCCGGATCGACGATGAGCCGCTCGGGCGCGACGCCCGCGGCGACGATCGCCGCCAGGCGCCCGCGCAGTTCGCCGACCACCTCGCCGACCACGTCGCCGTACGTCGCGTGCCCGGCCATGACGTCGGAATGGCCACGCCAGTGCGAGACCACGTACTCGAAGTCGCCGTCAGCCGCCAGCGCCACCATCTCGGGGTCCGCGAGGCCGCCGGAGACGTCATTGATGATGCTGGCGCCGGCGTCGAGGGACGCGGTGGCGACCGCGGCACGCATGGTGTCGACGCTGATCACGGCGCCCGCGGCGGCAAGCGCCTCGACCACCGGCACCACCCGCTGCAACTCCTCGGCAAGGCTGACCCGCTCCGCGCCCGGGCGGGTGGACTCCCCACCGATGTCGAGGATGTCCGCGCCCTGGGCGAGCAGGTGCCGTCCGTGCGCGATGGCGACGTCCTGTTCGAACCACTGCCCGCCGTCGCTGAACGAGTCGGGGGTGACGTTGACCACGCCCATCACCAGCGTCCGCGAAGTCATTCGGTCACCCTATCCATTCCCGGCCACCGATCCACCGACGCAGTGGCACGCCGGGGCGGGGCCGTGCCGGACAGGAGCGGGCCGTCGCTCAGTCGCGCGCGATGAGGCTCATCGCCTCGGCGCGGGTGGCGGTGTTGCGCATCTGCCCGCGCACCGCGGACGTCACGGTCCGCGCACCCGGCTTGCGCACCCCACGCATCGACATGCACAGGTGCTCGCACTCGATGACGACGATCACGCCGCGCGCGTCCAGCAGCCGGACCAGGGCGTCCGCGACCTGGCTGGTGAGCCGCTCCTGCACCTGGGGCCGCTTGGCGAAGACGTCGACGAGCCGGGCCAGTTTGCTCAGGCCCGTGACGGTGCCGTCGACCGACGGGATGTAGCCCACGTGGGCGACCCCGTGGAACGGCAGCAGGTGGTGTTCACAGGTGGAGTAGACGGCGATGTCACGGACGATCACCATCTCCTCGTGCTCGATCTCGAAGAACGTCTGGACGACGTCCTCGGGCTCGGCGTGCAGACCGGCGAAGATCTCCGTGTAGGCCTTGGCCATCCGCTTCGGGGTGTCCCGCAGGCCATCCCGGTCCGGGTCCTCCCCCACCGCGATGAGCAGATCCCGCACGGCCCGCTCGACGCCCTCGGCGTCATAAGGACGGGCGGGCGGCAGTTGTTCGACCATGAGGCTGTGAACTCCTAGGACTGATCCGGTGCGGACCCACCCGGACCGCTCAGGTCGGACTCGCCGGACGCGCCCGGTGCCGGCTGGCCCGGAGCCCGCCCGCCGACCGGGCCCGCGGTGGACTCGCCCGGGTAGGCGAACCGTTCCGGAACCTCGACGATCGTCTCGGCGGGGGCCTCGTCGTCGCCGGCGGCCGCAGCCTGGTCCTGCGGCAGCATCGGGGCGGCGCCGCTGGCGATCTCGCGCGGGGACTGTACCGGCGGCACGTCGCTGACGGCGCGGTGCTGGCTGGACAGCCAGACCGGACGCGGCTCCCGCTTCGTGATCGGGACGAACACCTCGGCCAGTTCGGCCTGGTTCAGGGTCTCCCGCTCCAGCAGCGCGAGTGCGAGGTCGTCGAGCACCTGGCGGTAGTGGGTGAGGATCTCCCACGCCTCGTCGTGCGCGGAGTCGATGAACCGGCGGACCTCGTCGTCGATGAGCCCGGCGACATCCTCGGAGTACTCGCGCTGGTGGCCCATGTCCCGACCGAGGAACACCTCGCCGTCGGCCTGTCCGAGCCGGATCGCGCCGACCCGCTCGCTCATGCCGAACTCCTTGACCATCTTGCGCGCGGTCGCGGTGGCCTTCTCGATGTCGTTCGACGCACCCGTGGTCGGGTCGTGGAAGACGATCTCCTCGGCGACGCGGCCGCCCATCGCGTAGGCGAGCTGGTCGAGCAGCTCGTTCCGGGTGGTCGAGTACTTGTCCTCGGCGGGCATCACCATCGTGTACCCGAGAGCCCGCCCACGGGGCAGGATCGTCACCTTGGTGACCGGGTCCGTGTACCGGAGCGCGGCCGCGACGAGGGCGTGACCACCCTCGTGGTAGGCGGTGAGCTTGCGTTCCTTCTCGTTCATGATCCGGGACTTCTTCTGCGGCCCCGCGATCACGCGGTCGATCGCCTCGTCCAGCTCGTGGTCGCCGATCAGCTCCAGCCCGGTGCGGGCGGTGAGCAGCGCGGCCTCGTTCAGGACGTTCGCCAGGTCGGCACCGGTGAATCCGGGGGTGCGCTTGGCCACGGCGTGCAGGTCGACCGTCGGCGCCATCGGCTTGCCCTTGGCGTGCACCTCGAGGATCGCCTGACGGCCCTTCAGGTCCGGCGACTCGACGGAGATCTGCCGATCGAAGCGCCCGGGGCGCAGCAGGGCGGGGTCAAGGATGTCCGGACGGTTCGTGGCCGCGATCATGATGACGTTC
Coding sequences within:
- the ftsH gene encoding ATP-dependent zinc metalloprotease FtsH, with translation MNVKKLLRGPLIWVLIPLIVIFVSFQLMSGGGTRQIDTSAGLELLAGDTVEQAQITDGSQRVNLTLTEDYLVGGDEAQNMGRDVEFYYAAPQGETVAEAIAAAEPEGGFNSVVPQTPWWSSLLMTLLTVLLLVGLFWFLMSRLQGGNSRMMNFGKSKAKQVSKEAPKVKFSDVAGVDEAIEELEEIRDFLTEPARFQAVGAKIPKGVLLYGAPGTGKTLMARAVAGEAEVPFYSISGSDFVEMFVGVGASRVRDLFEQAKANAPAIIFVDEIDAVGRQRGAGLGGGHDEREQTLNQLLVEMDGFDANANVIMIAATNRPDILDPALLRPGRFDRQISVESPDLKGRQAILEVHAKGKPMAPTVDLHAVAKRTPGFTGADLANVLNEAALLTARTGLELIGDHELDEAIDRVIAGPQKKSRIMNEKERKLTAYHEGGHALVAAALRYTDPVTKVTILPRGRALGYTMVMPAEDKYSTTRNELLDQLAYAMGGRVAEEIVFHDPTTGASNDIEKATATARKMVKEFGMSERVGAIRLGQADGEVFLGRDMGHQREYSEDVAGLIDDEVRRFIDSAHDEAWEILTHYRQVLDDLALALLERETLNQAELAEVFVPITKREPRPVWLSSQHRAVSDVPPVQSPREIASGAAPMLPQDQAAAAGDDEAPAETIVEVPERFAYPGESTAGPVGGRAPGQPAPGASGESDLSGPGGSAPDQS